Below is a genomic region from Bacilli bacterium PM5-9.
AATTTTTAAATACTTAGTCGTTAGTTTTGATATATTTATACATCAATTATAACTAAATTAACATTTAAACATATTGAATTCTAAGGCCAACACGGTCAACCTCAAGTTTACGAACATCTAAATGATCTAAATCATTAATAGCTTGTCTATTTTGTTTATAACTATCTCTATCAGCTAACAACATAATTGTTGAACCAGCACCACTAATCCAATAAGTTATAAAATCACCTTTATTAAATAAATCAAAAGTATGATCTTTAGTTTTAATTAAATCAAGTCGATATTGTTGGTGAATTGCATCATCACTAACCAATGAAAGTTGTTGTTGATTACCATCTTCAAATGCTTTTAATAATAAAGCAGCACGAGAAATGTTAAAAATAGCTTGTTTATAATCAATGCTATCAGGTAAGGCAGCACGTGACACTTTTGTTTCTAATTCATATGGATCAATAGAAGCATAGAAATCTAAATTATGAGCAACATCAATTTTGTTGTAGTGAATTCTGCCTTTATCCATTACAGCACTTACCATACTACCTAAAAAAGCTGGAGCGACATTATCAGGATGACCCTCTATTAAGCATGCCTCATACATCATTTGATCTTGAGATAAACCTAAATCTAAGTTGATATTTGCAGCAATTATCCCAGCTAAAATACAAGTAGAGCTACTACCTAAACCACGAGCAATTGGAATGTTGCTTGAAATTTCTAAATAGAAGTTTTCAGGAACTTCTTTATGATATTTTTCAATAATATTTTTATAAGTTTGATAAACCATATTGTTTTCTTTATCAACAAAATCACCATTATCAGCAATTATTTTAAAACCATCATAATTAAAATCAAATTTAAATTCATTATATAATGCAACAGCAATACCAGCACAATCAAAGGCACAACCAATGTTAGCAGTTGTTGCAGGAACACGAATGATAAAAGCTTTATCATTATCTAGTTTATTTTCAACATAATCTAAAACCTCATCTTTATCTAATACCTTATTAAATCTTACTTCTTTTTTATTTAAATCTTTTAAATTATTTGGCATAGCCATATTAATCATCTCCTTGAGTTTATTTTTATTAATTATTTTTTCAATAGTATCGCTAAATTTAAATGGTGAAGCACTAGCGATTACTAAAGTATAGATATCATCATTAAGAAATTTATTAGCAGCAACTTTCGCGATTGCAGTATGTGGATCTAATAGTATTTCTTTAGATAATTCGTTTTTTATTTCATCTTTTAATTTATTTTCATTAACATGAACAGTAGTGATATCCTCATTTAATAAGGTTAATTCACTATCAGTTATTTTAAATTTCCCTTTATTTTGTAAATCATCATATAATTCTTTAGTTCGATGATGACCTAACTTCAAACATAAATATCTTTCAAGATTAGAAGATATTATAATATCCATAGAAGGTGCAGATGTTTTAATTAGCTTACGCTGGTTAATATCATAAACACCAGTTTTAAAGAAATCATTAAGAATATCATTGTCATTAGTAGCACAAATTAACTTATTAATTGG
It encodes:
- a CDS encoding threonine synthase (product_source=KO:K01733; cath_funfam=3.30.230.10,3.30.70.890,3.40.50.1100,3.90.1380.10; cog=COG0083,COG0498; ko=KO:K01733; pfam=PF00288,PF00291,PF14821; superfamily=53686,54211,55060; tigrfam=TIGR00191,TIGR00260); this translates as MKYYGTRTNEVVDSVEAILNSFDSAKGLYLPTTITSLDLESLLNKSYQEVAFEVLKPFFDEFDDELVEVLADAYNKDKFDFESIIKLNYQNNYGYLELYHSQTSAFKDFALALYPYLVKLALKKKHSNKKALILSATSGDTGKAALESVKDIDGIEILVLYPNDGVSKIQELQMKTQLGNNVDVIAINGNFDDAQTIVKDAFNNPELQKRADENGYHLISANSINVARLLPQIVYYVKAYLTLVEDKVINMGELINISVPTGNFGNILAAYLAKLMNVPINKLICATNDNDILNDFFKTGVYDINQRKLIKTSAPSMDIIISSNLERYLCLKLGHHRTKELYDDLQNKGKFKITDSELTLLNEDITTVHVNENKLKDEIKNELSKEILLDPHTAIAKVAANKFLNDDIYTLVIASASPFKFSDTIEKIINKNKLKEMINMAMPNNLKDLNKKEVRFNKVLDKDEVLDYVENKLDNDKAFIIRVPATTANIGCAFDCAGIAVALYNEFKFDFNYDGFKIIADNGDFVDKENNMVYQTYKNIIEKYHKEVPENFYLEISSNIPIARGLGSSSTCILAGIIAANINLDLGLSQDQMMYEACLIEGHPDNVAPAFLGSMVSAVMDKGRIHYNKIDVAHNLDFYASIDPYELETKVSRAALPDSIDYKQAIFNISRAALLLKAFEDGNQQQLSLVSDDAIHQQYRLDLIKTKDHTFDLFNKGDFITYWISGAGSTIMLLADRDSYKQNRQAINDLDHLDVRKLEVDRVGLRIQYV